A genomic stretch from Octopus sinensis linkage group LG14, ASM634580v1, whole genome shotgun sequence includes:
- the LOC115219014 gene encoding potassium voltage-gated channel protein Shaw-like, producing the protein MAAVVFVILSVLSFIVATHPACRVQRNHGFWKRLHSNNTELWDMYPIAPHPALIIIDFICLAFFSCDLFFRFITCPEWKNFAKNSLNYVDFVAILPDYIDIIVVYTVEANVALETMHYVNLLRIFRALRIFRLVRYVPGLWIMLYTFKASFWDLLLMICFMNVGMIMFATFIYYAEEENFHHILIGMWWALITMTTVGYGDMIPTSSVGKLIGSVCAIAGVLMVGFTVPIIVNHFSMYYKHMQSMQAARKRDERAKKEMDRVTKLTQE; encoded by the coding sequence ATGGCGGCAGTTGTGTTTGTTATACTGTCCGTATTGTCTTTCATCGTAGCTACTCATCCAGCTTGCCGAGTTCAAAGGAATCATGGTTTTTGGAAACGATTACACAGTAACAACACGGAACTCTGGGATATGTACCCCATTGCACCTCATCCAGCATTGATTATAATCGATTTTATTTGTCTAGCATTCTTCTCATGTGACTTGTTCTTCAGGTTCATCACTTGTCCAGAATGGAAAAATTTCGCGAAGAATTCACTCAACTATGTCGACTTCGTTGCGATTCTTCCTGATTATATCGACATTATTGTTGTCTACACAGTTGAGGCAAATGTTGCATTGGAAACCATGCACTACGTGAATCTTTTAAGGATCTTTCGTGCCCTCAGGATTTTCCGCTTGGTCCGTTATGTTCCAGGCTTGTGGATCATGCTGTACACATTCAAAGCCAGTTTCTGGGACTTGTTGTTGATGATTTGTTTTATGAATGTCGGTATGATTATGTTTGCCACTTTCATCTATTACGCCGAGGAGGAAAATTTCCACCATATTCTCATTGGTATGTGGTGGGCACTGATCACTATGACTACGGTTGGTTATGGAGATATGATTCCAACGAGTAGCGTAGGAAAACTTATTGGTTCTGTTTGTGCTATTGCTGGTGTGTTAATGGTCGGTTTCACTGTTCCTATAATCGTCAATCATTTCTCCATGTACTACAAACACATGCAATCCATGCAAGCAGCACGAAAACGCGACGAAAGAGCCAAGAAAGAAATGGATAGGGTTACAAAATTGACACAAGAGTAA